The sequence below is a genomic window from Polaribacter vadi.
ATAAGTCCTAAATAAGCATCTTTGTTGGATGGGTTGTTATCGATAATCGTTTTATAAATTACGTTAGCATCGTCGTAATTTTTATTTTTTAAAGCATCATTTCCATCACCAATCATAATGTAATTATACCTACTTTCTATTTCAGTATCATTAGGATAAATTTGGTAGATTCTTTTTAACGCTCTTTCAGCTTCTTCAAAATTCCCCATTTCTTTGTAAATTTCTATTTTACGTAGATGCCAGCCTCTACTATATGGAGTAATTTCTAATAATTCATTTACAAAACAAATAGCATCAGAATATCTTTTTGTTGTTTGCTCTATAGTTACTAAATATTGCAATACATCAATATCTTTTCTTCTTTTGTCGTAAACTTGTTTTAATACATATCTTGCAGTATCATATTTACCAAGTTGAAGATTTGCTTTTCCTAAAAGAACTTTTAAATCTAAGTCGTTTTTAGATATTTGCAGTCCTCTCCAGCTCATTTTTGCGGCTTTCGTAAAGTTTTGTTCTGCAATATCTTTTTTAGCTTCTTCGAAATATAAATCGGAAGAATCAAATTTTTGAGAATAAATATTTAATTGTGATAGCAAGATCACAATAAAAATTAAAATTGATTTATTTATTTTCATAACTAATAATCGGTAATTTATGTTTTTATAGGCTCAAAATCTGAATCTGAGCTTTTATCTTTTTTTAATCTTTCAAAAATACTAGGTTTCTTTTCATTAGTGCCTCCAGAGTTATTGTCTTGATTATTATTACTGTCATTGTTGCTGTCAGATTTTTTCTTCTTTTCATCTTCATTATCAAATCCTTTTCTAGTCATAGTACCCCAAGCTAATTCTTGAGAAGTAACGTAACTGAAATATCCTTTTAAAGAGAAGAACATAATCATAGGGTGATATAAAATTGGTTCAATAAATGCAGTTAAGAATAACGTAAGAACTTCTTTAGTTGTATTATAATATTTAAACGTCATTTGATCCCAAATAATTACAATTGATGAAATCATAATAGCAAAAGTATAGGAGTACAAAAGGATTAATGGCGCAAAATTCCAGTTTACATATCCGTAGAAAAGTAAAAAAACTGAAAATAGAATACCAAAAGCTTCAATTATTGGCGCTAAAAACTCAAAAATAAAAATATATGGAAATGTAATTAACCCCAATCTTTTATAACTTGGATTAAATAATATTTTTCTATGTTCACTAAACATTTGAAATAATCCACTGGCCCATCTTGTACGTTGTCTTCCTAAAATTTGGATGTTTGGTGGTCCTTCTGTCCAACAACAAGAAAGAGGAATGTATCCTATTTTATAATCAAGTCTGTTGTTCATCATATGAGCCGCCATTCTTGTCATCATATCCATATCTTCTGCATGAGAATCTGCTCCATAACCACCAGCTTTAATGGCTATATCTTTATCAAACATACCTAAACCTCCAGATACATTAGGGACAGAATTTATTAATTCCCAACCCATTTTTCCTAAAAGATAAGATCTAATATATTCTAATTCTTGAAAACGAGGAATTAACGCTTTTGGAGGTCTTACTCTTGTAATAACTCCTTCTTCAATTTCACAGTTATTAGACATTCTTAAGGTGGCACCCACTGCAATTACAGTAACTTTAGAACTTAAAATTGGTTTAATCATTTTAGTAAGGGTGTTCCTTGCTAAAATACAATCTACATCTGTATTTAAATAATAAGGAAATACGGATGCATTAAGACCTGCATTAAAAGCATCTGCTTTTGTACCTCCGTTTTCTTTATCGATAATTGTTAAAATCTCGTATTTAGGATTTTGAGATTTAAATGTTCTTTTGTAAGGTTTTGTTTTAATTTTTTCTACGTAAGCGAAAGGTGCTTCCACTAGATCAAATTCTTCTATAAGTAAATCTAATGTTTTGTCTTTACTACCATCATTCACAATAATAACCTCAAAAAGTGGATAGTTTAATGTTAATAAAGATTTTACATTTACAATAATTGTTTTTTCTTCATTATAAGCTGGCGCAATTACAGAAATTCCTGGAGCAAGAGGTGAGCCTAATAATTCTTCGTCATCAATATCAGTATTATAACTTTTATATCTATTTATTGCTATAAAAGAAAATATAGCTAAAACTATGTAACTTAAAATTAGAGAAGTTGCATAGAAGAATATAAAATACTCATAAATTTTTACAAAAATTTCAAACATCTATTTGTATTTAATTAACGGAGTTTCAATATGCTGTAAAATGGTTAAATCAAAACCTTTCAAAGAATTTTTCATGTTTTGAAAAGCGATTTTTCCTTCGTAACTATAATTTAAGATAGCTTCAGCAATAATTTTTTTGGTATCAGTATTATTTGTTTCTTTAAAAATTTCCTGTAAAAAATTTAATGATTTTCCAGAATTAAATTTTCTAATAGTTTTTACAATCGCAACTTGGCATATTTCAGGTTCAGTATAATATCTATCAATTAATTCTTGTTCTGTCTCAGATATATTTAGTTCACCTAATGTTAAAATAGCTTCTGCTCTAACTAACTCATTATCGTCTTCTAATTTTTCAATTAAAATTTCGTTAATACCTCTTTGCTTAAAGAACCCAACCATTTTAATCAAAAAAACTACTAAAGATTGGTTTTTAGAATAGTTAATCCATTTTCCTAACCCTTCTAAATTACCTCTTTCTTTTTGAAGTTCCAAATACTGCATCAATTCAATTTCATCCCATTTACTTAAATCTCGATCAAATTCATCGAAAAATCGGTAGGGATCATTGGTACTTAAGGCAAGATAAGAATTTCTTGCTTCACTTCGAATCATTTTATTCTTACTGTAGGCATATCTTAAAACTTTTGAATCAAATTTATTTAAATCTAAGACAAAAGCTTCTTGGAAAGCGTCAATTTTTTCACTGTTAGAGCGTGAATCGAATTTTCTTTCTAAATGTTCTACAATACCTAAAGCACTAATAATTAGTGGGTATTTTTCAGATTCTTTATGTTCGTTTTTAAAATCGACTAAAATACCAACAGCAATATCTAAAGATTCTCTGTTAACTTCATCTACAATATCTTCAAATTTTGTGAAAATTTCCTGTTCAGAATAATTTTTATCAGTAAAAAGAATATCTACAAATAATTTAACGATTTCAGGCACACTATTTTCTAATGTTTTCTGTAATCTATTATGTCTTCTTCTAATTGTATAAATCGTTATCATAAGAGCTAACGTTGCAACTACAAAAACCATTGTTAGTACAATGGTAATTTGTATAATTAGAGGAAACGTTTTTATCTTATAGATAAAAGAAAGGAACCACTCAACGAAATTCATTTACTTTATGTTGTTTTAGTTTAATCGTTTAGTGGGGGATTATATGTGTTATAGATTTTAAAAGTAATCAAATATATAATTAATTAAATCATTATTCTTTCAATTACCTTTCTTTATAGATGAATCACTTCATCATAAGCATCAGCAACAGCTTCCATCACAGCTTCACTCATTGTAGGGTGAGGATGTATCGTTTTTAATACTTCATGACCAGTTGTTTCTAATTTACGACCTAGCACTGCTTCAGCAATCATATCTGTAACACCTGCACCAATCATATGGCATCCTAACCACTCACCATATTTTGCATCAAAAATTACTTTAACGAAACCATCTGGAGTTCCTGCTGCTTTGGCTTTACCAGATGCAGAAAAAGGAAATTTACCAACTTTTAATTCGTAACCAGCTTCTTTTGCTTTTGCTTCAGTTAAACCAACAGAAGCTATTTCTGGAGTTGCATAGGTACAACCAGGAACGTTTCCATAATCGATTGGTTCTGTATGTAAACCTGCTAATTTCTCTACACAAGTAATTCCTTCTGCAGAAGCAACGTGTGCTAAAGCTTGTCCAGGAACCACATCTCCAATAGCATAATAACCAGGTATATTTGTTTGATAATATTTATCAACTAAAATTTTATCTCTATCAACAATAATTCCAACATCTTCTAAGCCGATGTTTTCTATGTTCGATTTAATTCCAACAGCAGATAATAAAATATCAGCAGTTAAAGTTTCTTCTCCCTTTTTTGTTTTTACTGTGGCAACAACACCTTCACCAGAAGTATCTACAGATAAAACCTCAGAACTTGTCATTACTTTAATCCCTGCTTTTTTAATTGAACGTTCAAATTGCTTTGAAATATCAATATCTTCTACAGGTACTACATTTGGCATGAATTCTACAATAGTAACTTCAGTACCCATTGCATTATAAAAATGCGCAAACTCTACACCAATTGCTCCAGAACCTACAACAATCATAGATTTTGGTTGCACAGGCAAAGTCATAGCTTTTCTATAACCAATTACTTTTTTGCCATCTTGTGGTAAATTTGGTAATTCTCTAGAACGAGCTCCAGTTGCAATAATTATATTGTCTGCAGAATATTCAGTTACAGTTCCATCTTCAGCAGTAACATCTACTTTTTTACCAGTTTTTATTTTTCCAAAACCGTTAATAATATCGATTTTATTTTTCTTCATTAAAAAAGCAACACCTTTGCTCATTCCATCTGCAACTCCTCGACTTCTTTTAATTACGGCATCAAAATCTTTATCAATAGATTCAGCTTTTAAACCATATTGATCAACATGTTTTAAATAATCATAAACTTGAGCAGATTTTAACAACGCTTTTGTTGGGATACAACCCCAGTTTAGGCAAATTCCTCCTAAAGATTCTTTTTCTACAATAGCAACTTTAAAGCCTAATTGAGAAGCTCTAATTCCAGTTACATATCCTCCAGGTCCAGATCCAATAATAATGATGTCGTATTTCATGTTGATTTTATTTGAAATTTTTAGAAATTAAAGTTAAAAGTAATAACATTTTTCAACTTTCTGTTTGATTTTTAATGTTCTTATTACAAATTTATTAATATTTAATGATATGATAATCTATCAAGGATTTTTTCATCATAATCATATCAAGTAATTTGCTAATGATAGCTTTTTCTACATTCTTTCAGGAACTTGAATTCCTAACAAAGAAAATGCCGATTTTATGGTTTCAGCAACTTTACGTGCCAACTGTACTCTAAATATTTTTTTATCTTGATTATCTTCTCCTAAAATGGATACATTTTGATAAAAAGAATTGAATTCTTTCACCAAATCGTAGGTGTAATTCGCAATAATTGCTGGCGAATAATTTGTGGCAGCTAATTGAATAGTTTCAGGAAATAACGCTAATTGCTTTAATAATTCCTTTTCTTTTTCGTGTAATTCTATAGATACAGGATTCGAATATTCAAAATCTGCTTTTCTGATGATCGATTGAATTCTAGCATACGTATACTGCATGAAAGGACCCGTATTTCCTTGAAAATCTACAGACGATTTTGGATCGAACAAAATTCTCTTTTTAGGATCTACTTTTAATACAAAATATTTTAAAGCTCCTAAACCAATAGTTTTATAAAGCTCTTCTTTTTCTTCATCAGAATACCCATCTAATTTGCCTAATTCTTCAGAAATTTCTTTGGCTGTGTCAGACATTTCTGTCATTAAATCATCAGCGTCAACTACAGTTCCTTCTCTCGATTTCATTTTACCAGAAGGTAAATCTACCATTCCATAACTTAAATGATGCAACTGTTTAGCCCAATCAAAACCTAGTTTTTTCAAAATTAAAAATAAGACTTGAAAATGATAATCTTGCTCATTACCAACAGTGTAAACCATTCCTCCAACATCTGGAAAATCTTTTACACGCTGAATGGCAGTTCCAATATCTTGGGTCATGTACACAGCTGTTCCATCTGAACGTAAAACGATTTTTTCGTCTAAACCATCATCTGTTAAATCGCACCAAACAGAACCATCTTCTTTTTTATAAAAAACACCTTTTTCTAGTCCTTGTGCAACTACATCTTTTCCTAATAAATACGTGTTACTTTCAAAATATAAAGTATCGAAATTAACACCCATGTTTTTATAAGTAACATCAAAACCAGCATATACCCAAGAATTCATTTCTTTCCAAAGAGATACAACTGCTTCATCTCCAGCTTCCCATTTTAAAAGCATTTCTTGTGCTTCTAAAATTATTGGCGCTTGTTTTTTTGCTTCTTCTTCGGTTTTTCCTTCGGATATTAATTGCGCAATTTCCTTTTTATATTCTTGGTCGAATTTTACATAATAATTTCCAACCAATTTATCACCCTTTAAACCAGTTGAATCTGGAGTTTCTCCTTCTCCAAATTTTTGCCAAGCCAACATCGATTTACAAATATGAATTCCTCTGTCGTTTATAATTTGAGTTTTATAAACTTTTTTTCCTGATGCTTTGATAATTTCTGCAACAGAATAGCCCAAAAGATTATTTCTTACGTGTCCTAAATGAAGTGGTTTATTGGTGTTTGGTGATGAATATTCAACCATCATTGCTTTTTCATCCGCCTTTGGCGAAACAAAACCAAAACTAGAATCGTTGTAAATTGAGTTAAAAAAGTTGAGATAAAAGGCATCATCAACAACTAAATTTAAAAAACCTTTTACAACATTGTAACTGGTAATTTCCTCAATATTTTCGACTAAATATTTCCCTAAATCTTCACCAATAGCAACAGGATTGCCTTTTTTGTAACGTAATAAAGGGAAAACAACTACTGTAATATCACCTTCAAATTCTTTTCTTGTTGGTTGAAAATCTACAGCTGGAATTTCTATATTGTATAAAGCTAAAAAACCTTCTTTTACTTTGGTTTCTATAGTGTTTTGAATGTTCATTTGATTGCAAAAAATTGAAATGCGAATTTACATAAAATATTTGTTTTAGAAGATGATTTAGAAGTCAATTATACAACTGAATTTAAACTAGTTTACATTTCGATTAGTAAAATTAAACTAGCTTTAATAAGGATTAATTTTATCAATAATAATCGAAAATAAAATATTTGATAATGGGTTTTACATACTGTAAAATAAGATGATTATCAATTTTATATAAATGGTTTTCAGTTGATGTTTTATTTCAATTAAAGAAATTTAACCTCCAAATTGGAAATTTAATAACGTTTACTACTTAAAATTGTATCTATTTCATGGTTTTATCAGT
It includes:
- a CDS encoding glycosyltransferase family 2 protein; protein product: MFEIFVKIYEYFIFFYATSLILSYIVLAIFSFIAINRYKSYNTDIDDEELLGSPLAPGISVIAPAYNEEKTIIVNVKSLLTLNYPLFEVIIVNDGSKDKTLDLLIEEFDLVEAPFAYVEKIKTKPYKRTFKSQNPKYEILTIIDKENGGTKADAFNAGLNASVFPYYLNTDVDCILARNTLTKMIKPILSSKVTVIAVGATLRMSNNCEIEEGVITRVRPPKALIPRFQELEYIRSYLLGKMGWELINSVPNVSGGLGMFDKDIAIKAGGYGADSHAEDMDMMTRMAAHMMNNRLDYKIGYIPLSCCWTEGPPNIQILGRQRTRWASGLFQMFSEHRKILFNPSYKRLGLITFPYIFIFEFLAPIIEAFGILFSVFLLFYGYVNWNFAPLILLYSYTFAIMISSIVIIWDQMTFKYYNTTKEVLTLFLTAFIEPILYHPMIMFFSLKGYFSYVTSQELAWGTMTRKGFDNEDEKKKKSDSNNDSNNNQDNNSGGTNEKKPSIFERLKKDKSSDSDFEPIKT
- a CDS encoding HEAT repeat domain-containing protein, giving the protein MNFVEWFLSFIYKIKTFPLIIQITIVLTMVFVVATLALMITIYTIRRRHNRLQKTLENSVPEIVKLFVDILFTDKNYSEQEIFTKFEDIVDEVNRESLDIAVGILVDFKNEHKESEKYPLIISALGIVEHLERKFDSRSNSEKIDAFQEAFVLDLNKFDSKVLRYAYSKNKMIRSEARNSYLALSTNDPYRFFDEFDRDLSKWDEIELMQYLELQKERGNLEGLGKWINYSKNQSLVVFLIKMVGFFKQRGINEILIEKLEDDNELVRAEAILTLGELNISETEQELIDRYYTEPEICQVAIVKTIRKFNSGKSLNFLQEIFKETNNTDTKKIIAEAILNYSYEGKIAFQNMKNSLKGFDLTILQHIETPLIKYK
- the lpdA gene encoding dihydrolipoyl dehydrogenase encodes the protein MKYDIIIIGSGPGGYVTGIRASQLGFKVAIVEKESLGGICLNWGCIPTKALLKSAQVYDYLKHVDQYGLKAESIDKDFDAVIKRSRGVADGMSKGVAFLMKKNKIDIINGFGKIKTGKKVDVTAEDGTVTEYSADNIIIATGARSRELPNLPQDGKKVIGYRKAMTLPVQPKSMIVVGSGAIGVEFAHFYNAMGTEVTIVEFMPNVVPVEDIDISKQFERSIKKAGIKVMTSSEVLSVDTSGEGVVATVKTKKGEETLTADILLSAVGIKSNIENIGLEDVGIIVDRDKILVDKYYQTNIPGYYAIGDVVPGQALAHVASAEGITCVEKLAGLHTEPIDYGNVPGCTYATPEIASVGLTEAKAKEAGYELKVGKFPFSASGKAKAAGTPDGFVKVIFDAKYGEWLGCHMIGAGVTDMIAEAVLGRKLETTGHEVLKTIHPHPTMSEAVMEAVADAYDEVIHL
- the argS gene encoding arginine--tRNA ligase encodes the protein MNIQNTIETKVKEGFLALYNIEIPAVDFQPTRKEFEGDITVVVFPLLRYKKGNPVAIGEDLGKYLVENIEEITSYNVVKGFLNLVVDDAFYLNFFNSIYNDSSFGFVSPKADEKAMMVEYSSPNTNKPLHLGHVRNNLLGYSVAEIIKASGKKVYKTQIINDRGIHICKSMLAWQKFGEGETPDSTGLKGDKLVGNYYVKFDQEYKKEIAQLISEGKTEEEAKKQAPIILEAQEMLLKWEAGDEAVVSLWKEMNSWVYAGFDVTYKNMGVNFDTLYFESNTYLLGKDVVAQGLEKGVFYKKEDGSVWCDLTDDGLDEKIVLRSDGTAVYMTQDIGTAIQRVKDFPDVGGMVYTVGNEQDYHFQVLFLILKKLGFDWAKQLHHLSYGMVDLPSGKMKSREGTVVDADDLMTEMSDTAKEISEELGKLDGYSDEEKEELYKTIGLGALKYFVLKVDPKKRILFDPKSSVDFQGNTGPFMQYTYARIQSIIRKADFEYSNPVSIELHEKEKELLKQLALFPETIQLAATNYSPAIIANYTYDLVKEFNSFYQNVSILGEDNQDKKIFRVQLARKVAETIKSAFSLLGIQVPERM